A stretch of Mucilaginibacter terrae DNA encodes these proteins:
- the recA gene encoding recombinase RecA, which translates to MSNVNADKLKALQLTLDKLEKSYGKGTIMKLGDTTIEPIEVIPTGSLTLDLALGVGGLPKGRVIEIYGPESSGKTTLAIHAIAEAQKKGGIAAFIDAEHAFDRFYAQKLGVDVENLLISQPDNGEQALEIADNLIRSGAIDILVIDSVAALVPKAEIEGEMGDSKMGLHARLMSQALRKLTGTISKTGCCCIFINQLRDKIGVMFGNPETTTGGNALKFYASVRLDVRRISQIKDSDEVSGNRVKVKIVKNKVAPPFRLAEFDIMFGEGISKAGEIIDLGVEHAIIKKAGSWFSYGDSRLGQGRDAVKQLIMDNPELAEELENKIKEVVSGEDLAIEAE; encoded by the coding sequence ATGAGCAACGTAAACGCAGATAAATTAAAAGCATTACAGCTTACATTAGATAAGCTGGAAAAATCATACGGTAAAGGTACCATCATGAAGTTGGGCGATACCACCATTGAACCTATTGAGGTTATCCCTACTGGTTCACTTACGCTCGATTTAGCTTTGGGTGTAGGCGGTTTACCTAAAGGCCGTGTAATTGAAATTTACGGTCCCGAATCATCGGGTAAAACTACCTTAGCCATACATGCCATTGCCGAAGCTCAGAAAAAAGGTGGCATTGCAGCCTTTATTGATGCCGAGCACGCGTTCGACCGTTTTTATGCCCAAAAACTGGGCGTAGATGTAGAGAACTTACTCATCTCGCAGCCTGATAACGGCGAGCAGGCTTTAGAAATTGCCGATAACCTGATCCGTTCGGGTGCTATTGATATATTAGTGATCGACTCGGTTGCAGCCTTAGTTCCAAAAGCTGAGATCGAAGGCGAAATGGGCGATTCGAAAATGGGTTTACATGCCCGTTTAATGTCGCAAGCCTTGCGTAAGCTTACCGGTACTATCAGCAAAACCGGCTGTTGCTGTATATTCATCAACCAGCTGCGCGATAAAATTGGCGTTATGTTTGGTAACCCCGAAACCACTACCGGTGGTAACGCCCTTAAGTTCTATGCTTCGGTACGTTTGGATGTACGCCGTATATCACAAATTAAAGACAGCGATGAGGTATCGGGTAACCGCGTTAAGGTAAAAATTGTTAAAAACAAGGTAGCACCTCCGTTCCGTTTGGCCGAGTTTGATATCATGTTTGGCGAAGGTATATCAAAAGCAGGCGAAATTATTGACCTGGGTGTTGAGCATGCCATTATTAAAAAAGCGGGCTCTTGGTTTAGCTACGGCGACAGCCGTTTAGGTCAGGGTCGTGATGCCGTAAAGCAACTCATTATGGATAACCCCGAACTTGCCGAAGAACTGGAAAACAAAATTAAAGAAGTGGTATCGGGCGAAGATTTAGCCATCGAAGCCGAATAA
- a CDS encoding methyltransferase, TIGR04325 family, which produces MPLKKGEFIPAIVKRLVRYSFKYGWHGQYPNWQEALKRSTGYNADSVLQRVKAAALKVKNGEANYERDGIAQQHVEIFYPILSSLLWVASQNNNNLSIVDYGGSLGTSYRQNYPFLKHLNSLQWNLIEQKMFVDEGRQNFENEHLHFYYNLDEVLAVAKPQLLMFSSSLQYMEKPYELLNKVKQSTIPYLIIDRTAFINEPEDRLTIQTVPPAFYDASYPCWFFSEQKMSDYLQDTFEEVFSFESGQKVTLGLEELDYTGKLWKRK; this is translated from the coding sequence ATGCCTTTAAAAAAAGGAGAATTTATACCCGCCATTGTTAAACGATTAGTGCGTTACAGCTTTAAATACGGCTGGCATGGCCAGTACCCAAATTGGCAGGAAGCTTTAAAACGATCAACAGGATACAATGCTGATAGTGTTTTACAGCGCGTAAAAGCCGCCGCCCTCAAAGTAAAAAACGGCGAAGCCAATTACGAGCGCGATGGTATTGCCCAGCAGCATGTGGAGATATTTTATCCAATTTTATCGTCGTTATTGTGGGTAGCCTCGCAAAATAATAACAACCTGAGCATTGTTGATTACGGCGGCTCGCTGGGTACCTCGTACCGGCAAAACTATCCGTTTTTAAAACACCTCAATAGCCTGCAATGGAATCTCATTGAACAAAAAATGTTTGTTGACGAAGGCCGACAAAACTTTGAGAACGAACACCTGCACTTTTATTACAACCTTGATGAAGTGCTGGCTGTGGCTAAGCCGCAATTGCTCATGTTCAGCAGTTCGTTACAGTATATGGAAAAGCCTTACGAATTGCTCAATAAGGTTAAGCAAAGCACCATCCCATATCTAATTATCGACCGCACGGCATTCATTAACGAGCCCGAAGACCGCCTTACCATACAAACCGTGCCCCCGGCATTTTATGATGCCTCTTACCCTTGCTGGTTTTTTAGCGAGCAAAAAATGAGTGACTATTTACAGGATACCTTTGAGGAGGTGTTCAGCTTTGAATCGGGACAGAAAGTTACTTTGGGGTTGGAAGAGCTGGATTATACCGGTAAATTGTGGAAGCGTAAGTAA
- a CDS encoding LysR family transcriptional regulator produces the protein MKKALAMELRQLKYFIKAAELQNFTEAANLSFITQSTLSQQIKQLEDELGILLFDRLGKRVRLTEAGQLFLPYAQKTAKDAQDGSDILKDLMNLETGTLTIGITYGLMHVLTKAIEDFSQQRPNIRLLINFGTTSELLANLEQGKVDMVLSFLPVQQNSAYHSQKLFSSSLSLIAHKNHTCTKNKQVKLKELEKLQLLLPSAGYSIRNYFDKITVKHGVNINVQMEVNDINMLLQLVDTGKWCTVLMASSIYQHPELRAIKITGDGMEREATITWWANTYQKKAACLMADCLKKYSAIYSIDQ, from the coding sequence TTGAAGAAAGCTTTAGCCATGGAACTGCGCCAACTCAAATACTTTATTAAAGCCGCCGAACTACAAAACTTTACCGAGGCGGCCAACCTGTCGTTTATTACGCAGAGCACATTATCGCAGCAAATAAAGCAGTTGGAAGATGAGCTGGGGATATTACTATTCGACCGCCTGGGCAAGCGCGTGCGATTAACCGAAGCCGGACAATTGTTTTTACCCTATGCCCAAAAAACCGCTAAAGATGCACAAGATGGCAGTGATATACTAAAAGACCTGATGAACCTCGAAACTGGCACCCTAACTATAGGCATTACCTACGGATTAATGCATGTACTCACCAAAGCCATTGAAGACTTTAGCCAGCAACGCCCTAATATTCGCTTGCTTATAAACTTTGGCACCACAAGCGAGTTATTGGCAAACCTCGAACAGGGTAAGGTTGATATGGTATTATCGTTTTTGCCGGTACAGCAAAATTCAGCCTATCATTCGCAAAAGCTATTTTCTTCGTCGCTATCTTTAATAGCCCATAAAAATCATACTTGTACAAAAAACAAACAGGTAAAACTTAAAGAGTTAGAGAAATTGCAGTTGTTGTTACCATCTGCAGGCTACAGCATCCGCAACTACTTTGATAAAATAACGGTAAAGCACGGGGTAAATATAAATGTACAAATGGAAGTGAACGATATTAATATGTTGCTGCAACTGGTTGATACCGGCAAATGGTGTACTGTGCTCATGGCATCGTCCATTTACCAACACCCCGAGTTGAGAGCCATTAAAATTACTGGTGATGGAATGGAGCGTGAAGCTACAATAACATGGTGGGCCAATACCTATCAAAAGAAAGCCGCGTGTTTAATGGCAGATTGCTTAAAAAAATATTCGGCCATATATAGTATTGATCAGTAA
- a CDS encoding DUF418 domain-containing protein, whose amino-acid sequence MQPNPSTKAQPVAQADRIQTIDILRGVALLGILMMNIPAFAMPEQFSEVFHQDWHSINFWTDAIIDVFFEGKMRALFSMLFGAGILLFVMRKKDAGHSSTGLFYRRMGWLVLFGLIHAHVLLWEGDILYGYGMVGMLAFLFRNMKPRYLAMGVPLVAIIDFTGSALFYQNVRNQRLEYNKAIAIEKQHKPLSKEQKEAITTWSATEKEFLPNKTIIAAHTRSMKSDYSGVAQYIRPLTWGFQTKYLIFLIWDVLALMMLGMALYKWQFISGGWTDAQYKRTAFIGYAIGLPLVMIDYYHDFTEPSDSAAAITYIETHAMSWWGLIYPFQRILLVMAHASVLILLVKHGVWRAFTKRLAAVGQMAFTNYIMQTVFCTLFFFGYGLNYFAELEFYQLYFVVAAIWVIQLIVSPLWMKYFLFGPLEWVWRSLTYWQMQPMRRPAFDNEPVAAIN is encoded by the coding sequence ATGCAACCCAACCCCTCAACCAAGGCACAACCGGTGGCTCAGGCCGACCGTATTCAAACTATTGATATTTTGCGTGGGGTGGCCCTGCTGGGCATCCTCATGATGAATATCCCGGCGTTTGCCATGCCCGAGCAGTTTTCTGAAGTGTTTCACCAAGACTGGCACAGTATTAACTTTTGGACCGATGCCATTATTGATGTGTTTTTTGAAGGCAAGATGCGGGCACTGTTCTCCATGCTTTTTGGGGCTGGCATACTGCTATTTGTAATGCGTAAAAAAGATGCAGGGCATTCATCAACAGGGCTATTTTACAGGCGCATGGGGTGGCTTGTACTTTTTGGGTTGATACATGCTCACGTGCTGCTTTGGGAAGGTGATATTTTATATGGTTACGGCATGGTAGGCATGCTGGCCTTTCTTTTCCGTAATATGAAGCCGCGCTACCTGGCTATGGGGGTGCCCCTTGTAGCCATAATTGATTTTACGGGCTCTGCGCTTTTTTACCAAAATGTGCGTAACCAGCGTTTAGAATATAATAAGGCAATTGCTATCGAAAAGCAGCACAAGCCGCTGTCGAAAGAGCAAAAAGAGGCCATTACCACCTGGAGCGCTACCGAAAAGGAATTTTTACCCAACAAAACTATTATTGCCGCCCATACCCGCAGCATGAAATCTGATTACAGTGGGGTGGCTCAATATATCCGTCCGCTTACGTGGGGCTTTCAAACTAAATACCTTATCTTTTTAATTTGGGATGTATTAGCGCTCATGATGCTGGGCATGGCGCTGTACAAGTGGCAGTTTATATCGGGCGGTTGGACGGATGCTCAATATAAACGCACGGCCTTCATTGGTTACGCCATTGGCTTGCCCCTGGTTATGATCGATTACTACCATGATTTTACCGAGCCTTCGGATAGTGCGGCGGCCATTACCTACATCGAAACGCATGCCATGTCGTGGTGGGGATTAATTTATCCCTTTCAACGCATCTTGCTGGTAATGGCACATGCCAGTGTGCTCATTTTATTGGTAAAGCACGGTGTATGGAGGGCGTTTACCAAACGTTTGGCAGCCGTAGGGCAAATGGCTTTTACCAATTATATTATGCAAACGGTGTTTTGTACGCTGTTCTTCTTTGGCTATGGCCTCAACTACTTTGCCGAGCTCGAATTTTACCAGTTATACTTTGTGGTAGCCGCCATATGGGTTATACAATTGATTGTTAGTCCGCTGTGGATGAAGTACTTTTTATTTGGCCCGTTGGAGTGGGTTTGGCGCAGCCTAACTTACTGGCAAATGCAACCCATGCGCAGGCCCGCTTTTGATAATGAACCTGTAGCTGCAATAAACTAA
- a CDS encoding BlaI/MecI/CopY family transcriptional regulator, translating into MKLTTAEEQLMEIIWDKTELYMKDIIDHYDEPKPATTTIATLLKRMQDKNFVGYKLTGNSRLYYALVKKEDYFSKHVNGLIKNFFGNSAMQFASFFTRETNLTADELENLKRIIDQEIDKKKP; encoded by the coding sequence ATGAAGCTTACTACTGCCGAAGAGCAATTAATGGAAATAATTTGGGATAAAACCGAATTGTACATGAAAGATATTATTGACCATTACGATGAACCTAAACCAGCTACTACCACAATTGCTACACTGCTTAAACGTATGCAGGATAAAAACTTTGTGGGCTATAAGCTAACCGGTAACTCGCGGCTGTACTATGCTTTGGTAAAAAAGGAAGATTACTTTTCGAAACACGTAAACGGCCTTATTAAAAACTTTTTTGGCAATTCGGCCATGCAGTTTGCGTCCTTTTTTACCCGCGAAACCAACCTCACTGCCGATGAGCTGGAAAACCTGAAAAGAATTATTGACCAGGAAATAGACAAAAAGAAGCCATGA
- a CDS encoding M56 family metallopeptidase codes for MINYLISFTLCSALLYAVYALLLQNKVIYGFNRFYLLFSICFSLVVPLVTVEQAVPAAQNMIKEQVANFKDDMLTVIEGTSPQTEVKPKTNYGIYACVCIYILIATCLLVKFAVNMLKLTRLIKANERIAYNKSTLVLINDSIAPHSFLNYIFLNKDDYYSGRISNDILKHEQAHISQRHSIDILWIELLQAISWFNPVLILYRRAIRLNHEFLADAAVLRQKGDVKAYQHLLLHQFSQTNGLAIASSFNYSNTKKRLIMMTMNTSKGASVIARGTAFAVLTGAFMLFCQKTQAFQQVEVQPVKQKSETRKHPEKQENKSTKPIHLRFSKYHHTKEGVSEELLNEYAAIASKYKSLPIDRNKLSATISDDKARMEKIFRQMSIEQQYAQKIGFMFPSPKIGKKAPTSAQFSSWKNSKMYGVWINDRHVNNSVLDDYKAADFNLVFVSRLMPNAINYKNYKYQVDLMTVDAYQEYLNKPQPEYLMYYSYRPVTIPSLNPAVTFPKPRKSQL; via the coding sequence ATGATAAATTATCTCATCAGTTTCACACTATGCTCGGCATTGTTATATGCGGTGTATGCGCTCCTGCTGCAAAACAAGGTAATATATGGTTTTAACCGTTTTTACCTGTTGTTCAGTATTTGTTTTTCGCTGGTGGTTCCGCTGGTTACAGTTGAGCAAGCTGTGCCTGCTGCACAAAATATGATAAAGGAGCAGGTTGCTAATTTTAAGGATGATATGCTTACGGTAATTGAAGGCACATCTCCACAAACCGAGGTTAAGCCAAAAACCAATTATGGTATATATGCCTGCGTATGTATTTACATTCTCATAGCCACCTGTTTACTGGTGAAATTTGCGGTTAATATGCTTAAGCTAACACGGCTCATCAAGGCTAATGAACGAATTGCTTACAACAAATCAACCCTGGTATTAATAAATGATAGCATTGCGCCTCACAGCTTTCTGAACTATATTTTTCTCAATAAGGATGATTACTACAGCGGGCGTATTAGCAACGATATTTTAAAGCATGAACAAGCCCACATCAGCCAACGCCACAGTATTGATATTTTATGGATCGAGCTTTTGCAGGCCATAAGTTGGTTTAACCCGGTGCTTATATTATACCGGCGTGCAATTCGCCTTAACCACGAGTTTTTGGCCGATGCTGCCGTGTTACGCCAAAAGGGCGATGTAAAAGCTTATCAGCATTTATTGCTTCATCAGTTCAGCCAAACCAACGGTTTGGCAATTGCCAGTAGTTTCAATTATTCAAATACTAAAAAACGTTTAATTATGATGACCATGAACACTTCAAAAGGGGCTTCTGTTATTGCACGAGGAACCGCCTTTGCCGTTTTAACCGGCGCATTTATGTTGTTTTGCCAAAAAACACAAGCCTTTCAGCAAGTTGAGGTGCAACCTGTTAAACAGAAAAGTGAAACACGTAAACATCCTGAAAAGCAAGAAAATAAATCAACTAAACCAATTCATTTAAGGTTTTCAAAGTATCATCATACTAAAGAAGGTGTATCTGAAGAATTGTTAAATGAATATGCGGCAATTGCTTCCAAGTACAAAAGCTTACCTATCGACCGTAATAAACTGTCTGCAACAATATCGGACGATAAAGCCCGGATGGAGAAAATTTTCAGGCAAATGAGCATTGAACAGCAGTATGCGCAAAAAATAGGTTTTATGTTCCCTTCTCCTAAAATTGGCAAAAAGGCACCTACATCAGCACAGTTTAGCAGTTGGAAAAACAGCAAAATGTATGGCGTATGGATAAATGATAGACATGTAAATAACAGCGTGCTTGATGATTATAAGGCTGCCGACTTTAACCTGGTTTTTGTGAGCAGATTGATGCCTAATGCCATCAATTACAAAAACTATAAGTACCAGGTAGATTTAATGACCGTTGACGCATACCAGGAATACCTGAATAAACCTCAGCCGGAGTATTTAATGTATTACAGCTATCGCCCGGTAACAATCCCCAGTTTAAATCCTGCGGTAACTTTCCCTAAACCACGAAAATCACAGTTGTAA
- a CDS encoding OsmC family protein — translation MAKQHNYSSTLTWTGNTGEGTVSYRSYERSYTISIENKAIIEGSSDPNFRGDRTKHNPEEMLLMSLSSCHMLWFLHFCSEAGVNVVAYTDVTSALMVEEANGSGYFTEATLKPHVVVSNESMLAQLDELHHKANKYCFIANSVKFPIKHEGMGEVKT, via the coding sequence ATGGCAAAACAGCATAACTACTCATCCACCCTTACCTGGACCGGCAACACCGGCGAAGGAACAGTCAGCTACCGTTCATACGAACGTTCGTACACTATCAGTATCGAAAACAAGGCGATCATTGAGGGCTCATCTGACCCCAACTTTCGCGGCGACCGCACCAAGCACAATCCCGAAGAAATGCTGCTCATGTCGCTATCGAGCTGTCACATGCTCTGGTTTTTGCATTTTTGTTCGGAAGCCGGTGTAAACGTAGTAGCTTATACCGATGTGACTTCGGCTTTAATGGTTGAAGAAGCCAATGGCAGCGGCTATTTTACCGAGGCCACTTTAAAGCCGCATGTAGTGGTGAGCAATGAAAGTATGCTTGCGCAGTTGGATGAATTACATCATAAAGCCAATAAATATTGCTTTATTGCCAATTCGGTAAAGTTTCCCATTAAGCATGAGGGTATGGGCGAGGTTAAAACATAG
- a CDS encoding TlpA disulfide reductase family protein, with the protein MKKCLTLLSLLLPLLTYAQKPFTVTGTGGGFKKGDKLYLSYIVDGKHILDSVIVSGSTFKFKGITTGIWRTNIYKNEDPRVIDISHDAVTFYIEPGDILITSRDSMERAKISGTANNVDHTELRDALWPIRKKYAKAVSAYDNLSEEQQKDLENVAAIRQVYKQRDQELLPVQLAFINKKPNSYISLIALQEISYNKDFVKETTIAYNSINSELKESTIGKKVQQNINASLKAISGIMAPDFNLPDVAGKSVSLADYKGKYTLIDFWASWCLPCRAENPFVKSAYEKYKDKGFTVLGVSLDKPETQAAWLKAIKDDGLPWTHVSDMKGFNSKVAHLYGITSIPANVLVNPEGKIIATNLKDQTLHNKLAEIFSVTATN; encoded by the coding sequence ATGAAAAAATGCCTGACCCTGCTCTCCCTTTTATTGCCTTTGTTAACCTATGCCCAAAAACCTTTTACGGTAACCGGTACCGGAGGCGGGTTTAAAAAAGGCGACAAGCTATACTTATCATACATTGTTGATGGAAAGCATATCCTGGATTCGGTTATTGTAAGTGGCAGCACTTTTAAATTTAAAGGAATCACAACCGGCATATGGCGAACGAACATCTATAAAAATGAAGACCCAAGGGTGATCGACATTTCACACGATGCGGTTACCTTTTACATTGAACCGGGCGATATTCTTATTACATCACGCGATTCAATGGAGCGCGCAAAAATATCAGGCACCGCTAATAATGTTGATCATACCGAATTGCGTGATGCACTGTGGCCCATTCGAAAGAAATATGCAAAGGCTGTTAGTGCCTATGATAATCTATCCGAAGAGCAGCAAAAAGACCTTGAAAATGTAGCCGCCATACGGCAGGTTTATAAACAACGAGATCAGGAGTTGCTACCTGTGCAATTAGCTTTTATCAATAAAAAACCTAATTCTTACATCAGTCTTATTGCGCTCCAGGAGATCTCATATAATAAGGACTTTGTTAAAGAAACTACTATTGCGTATAATAGTATTAATTCTGAATTGAAAGAAAGCACCATTGGCAAAAAAGTACAGCAAAATATTAATGCCTCGCTCAAAGCAATATCAGGTATCATGGCACCTGATTTTAACCTGCCTGATGTTGCAGGCAAATCGGTAAGCCTGGCTGATTATAAAGGCAAATACACACTGATTGATTTTTGGGCCTCATGGTGCTTGCCCTGCCGGGCCGAAAATCCGTTCGTAAAATCGGCCTATGAAAAATATAAGGATAAAGGCTTTACCGTACTGGGTGTGTCATTAGATAAGCCTGAAACCCAAGCAGCCTGGCTAAAAGCCATAAAAGATGATGGCCTGCCCTGGACCCATGTTTCAGATATGAAGGGATTTAACAGCAAGGTTGCGCATCTTTACGGCATTACGTCTATTCCGGCCAATGTGTTGGTAAATCCCGAAGGAAAGATCATAGCTACCAATCTTAAAGATCAAACCCTGCATAATAAATTGGCCGAAATATTTTCCGTGACTGCTACTAACTAA
- a CDS encoding phospho-sugar mutase, producing the protein MQELDPAILEKANVWLQGNYDADVKQQVQKLIDDKAYTELTDSFYKDLEFGTGGLRGLMGPGSNRINKYTIGAATQGLANYLKKTYPGEKIKVAIAHDSRNNSDVLGAITADVFSANDIHVYFFKALRPTPELSFAVRHLGCKSGVMLTASHNPKEYNGYKAYGEDGGQFVAPHDKAVMDEVAAIASVDDVKFTRNDANIELIGEEIDQLYLDLITALSVSPEAIKRQKDLKIVYTPLHGTGVTLVPKALAQFGFENVTVLESQATPDGNFPTVVYPNPEEKEALNLAMEKAKEIDADLVMATDPDADRVGIAVKNDKGEVVLLNGNQVASQLINYLLSAWEEKGKFTGKEYIVKTIVTSYLIDAIAKDKGVECYNTLTGFKYIGELMTKFEGEKTFIGGGEESYGYLIGDIVRDKDAVVSAAFIAEMTAFYKDKGSSLFEALIDTYLKYGFYKETLISITKKGKTGAEEIKAMMEQYRTNPPATLGGSKVIALKDYELRKETDLTSNTVTPIDLPKSDVLQFITEDGSIISARPSGTEPKIKFYCSVNTKLASKEAFHETEKQLDEKLKTIMTDLGV; encoded by the coding sequence ATGCAAGAATTAGATCCGGCCATTTTAGAGAAGGCCAACGTTTGGCTTCAGGGAAATTATGACGCCGATGTTAAGCAACAGGTGCAAAAACTAATTGATGATAAAGCCTACACCGAGCTTACCGATTCATTTTATAAAGACCTTGAATTTGGCACAGGTGGCCTTCGTGGCTTAATGGGTCCGGGTTCAAACCGTATTAATAAATACACCATTGGCGCAGCTACACAAGGTTTGGCCAACTACCTTAAAAAAACTTATCCGGGCGAAAAAATTAAAGTAGCAATTGCGCATGATAGTCGCAATAATTCGGACGTGCTGGGTGCTATTACCGCCGATGTATTTTCGGCTAATGATATTCACGTTTACTTTTTTAAAGCTTTACGCCCTACGCCCGAACTTTCGTTTGCGGTACGCCATTTAGGCTGTAAAAGCGGTGTAATGCTCACGGCATCACACAACCCAAAAGAATACAACGGTTATAAAGCTTATGGCGAAGATGGCGGCCAGTTTGTTGCCCCGCATGATAAAGCCGTAATGGACGAGGTTGCCGCCATTGCAAGTGTTGATGATGTTAAGTTTACCCGTAACGATGCCAACATTGAATTGATAGGTGAGGAAATAGATCAGCTTTATCTGGATCTGATTACTGCCTTATCGGTATCGCCGGAGGCTATTAAACGCCAAAAAGACCTTAAAATAGTTTACACCCCGTTGCATGGTACCGGTGTTACTCTGGTACCTAAAGCACTGGCACAATTTGGCTTTGAGAACGTAACCGTGCTCGAATCACAGGCAACGCCTGATGGCAATTTCCCTACCGTGGTGTACCCTAACCCTGAGGAGAAAGAGGCCCTTAACCTGGCTATGGAAAAAGCCAAAGAAATTGATGCCGACCTGGTAATGGCTACCGACCCTGATGCCGACCGTGTGGGCATTGCCGTTAAAAACGATAAAGGCGAGGTGGTTTTATTAAACGGTAACCAGGTGGCCAGTCAACTGATCAACTACCTGCTATCGGCATGGGAAGAGAAAGGCAAGTTTACCGGTAAAGAATACATCGTAAAAACCATTGTAACCTCCTACTTAATTGATGCCATTGCTAAAGATAAAGGCGTAGAGTGCTACAACACCTTAACCGGCTTTAAATACATTGGCGAGTTAATGACCAAGTTTGAAGGCGAAAAAACCTTTATTGGTGGCGGCGAAGAAAGCTATGGTTACTTAATTGGCGATATTGTGCGCGATAAAGATGCCGTGGTATCGGCCGCGTTTATTGCCGAAATGACCGCCTTTTACAAAGACAAAGGCAGCAGCCTGTTCGAAGCCTTGATAGATACTTATTTGAAATACGGCTTCTACAAAGAAACCCTGATCTCGATCACCAAGAAAGGTAAAACCGGTGCCGAAGAAATCAAGGCCATGATGGAGCAGTACCGCACCAATCCGCCGGCTACACTGGGTGGCTCAAAAGTAATTGCGTTAAAAGATTACGAACTACGCAAAGAAACCGACCTGACCTCGAACACCGTAACGCCTATCGATCTGCCAAAATCAGACGTGTTGCAGTTTATTACCGAAGATGGTAGCATAATATCGGCGCGTCCATCGGGTACCGAGCCTAAAATTAAGTTCTATTGCAGCGTGAACACCAAACTGGCCAGCAAAGAGGCGTTCCACGAAACTGAAAAACAACTGGACGAGAAATTGAAAACCATCATGACCGATTTGGGCGTATAA
- a CDS encoding TMEM175 family protein, protein MNKGRIEAFSDGVIAIIITIMVLELKTPHGTTLAALTPLIPKLLSYLLSFIYVGIYWNNHHHLFHAVHQIRGAALWANLHLLFWMSVIPFVTGWMGENHFSEWPVIVYGLILALNGFAFTLLAWVLVKEAGPGSTLAKALGKDWKSRASTLVYLLAIGLAFVNPAISLTLYTMVAIIWFIPDRRIERALLNETKD, encoded by the coding sequence ATGAATAAAGGACGCATTGAGGCTTTTAGCGATGGGGTAATTGCCATCATTATAACTATTATGGTGCTGGAGTTAAAAACACCGCATGGCACTACATTAGCGGCGCTTACACCACTTATTCCAAAGCTTTTGAGTTATTTACTCAGCTTTATTTATGTAGGCATTTATTGGAACAATCATCATCACCTGTTTCATGCAGTACACCAGATACGGGGCGCGGCACTTTGGGCTAATCTTCATTTATTGTTTTGGATGTCGGTTATACCGTTTGTAACCGGGTGGATGGGCGAGAATCATTTTTCGGAATGGCCCGTTATCGTATACGGCCTTATATTGGCGCTCAACGGGTTTGCTTTCACCCTTTTGGCTTGGGTATTGGTAAAAGAAGCAGGTCCGGGATCAACCCTGGCCAAAGCCCTGGGCAAAGACTGGAAGAGCAGAGCATCGACACTGGTATACCTGCTGGCTATTGGGTTGGCATTTGTTAACCCTGCAATTAGCCTAACCTTATACACCATGGTAGCTATTATATGGTTTATACCCGACAGGCGCATTGAGCGTGCACTTTTGAACGAGACTAAAGATTAA